A window of Saccharomyces paradoxus chromosome XIII, complete sequence genomic DNA:
CCCAAGAAACCTCTGACGGATTATCCGAATTTGCTATTTCTACTGGTTCAAACTTTTCCTCGTTACCGTTGGGCCCTATCAAGGAACGCTCaaagcaagaagaaaaagacgAGAAGAGTGATCcagaggaaaagaaaaatactttcaaaaatgtttcTGACGAGGAAAAACTAAAATTCAACGAGATGGTTCATGAAGTATTTTCTAGCTTCAAGAATTCTTCAATTAGCAAACTTCTCACATCCGAATCCAATATCATCACGCCATGCGTCAGGTCTTTGAGTTTTGCACCTTATAACCCTGTACCTCCATTTTATAGAAGTAAAGGTCATCTATTTTACCTACAAGTTGTTACCTTGGAAggcgaaaatttttatatcACTGCAATTCCATCTGGGTTCTACGTCAATAAATCAAACTCAACCAAGTTTGATCCTTCTCCTAAGGAAAACGCTGACGAAAACGCGCACGCATGCCTGATTTACTACAGTCTATTTGACTTGATCGCTTCTCATTctaaaaaattcatttctcATATCCAAGCGCTCGAGAAGAAAGTATCTGCTTTAGACTCTACAAGTTATGTAAGACCAAGCAATACTTTTTTGCATAAACCGTGGTTTGTTTCTTCCTTACCGGCAAATAACCCAGATTATCTAAGGTTACAAACAGCCGCCTTGGATACCACTCcagaaagaaactttaaTGATGAATTCCAAGCTATCAAAGATCTGACTACGTCAACATTACATGATCGTATTGAGATGGAAAGATTGTTTTCTAAAGTAGTACATGAATTTTCCGTTACTGCAGCATCAGGTGCTATGTCAATATTTTACAGTGATTTCATTGCAATGAACCCAGAATCTCCAACTTGCgatcaaattttcttaaaggacaatattttttattcctATGTTTCTGATGTTAGCGGCAATTATGAAGGAAAGGGTGGGGATGAGGCCGCCATTGCTGCTTCCAATCAAGACTTGAAAACAATCAACATTTTGAATCGCCTGCATATGCACGAAATTCGTTATCTTTTAACGACTGTCGTCGAATTTGCTGGCAGGAGGATCTTGGCTCAAACTCCAGTACCTGGACTCTTAGCTACCATGGGTAACAAGATTGTCAAAGATGCTAATACCGGCGAAGAAATTACCGAAGATTTCGTCAATGATATCAATGTCAAATATGGCCTTGATGAAGGTTTAGGAAAAATTGTTTATGATGCTGACTTTGAAGCTGTcttagaaaaaaagtttgtCAAAGCTTTCCATTTAAAGAAGCACACAGTTAACGGCACTGAATTGGCATTTTCGTCTCAATCAAAGGGAATCGTTGGATTCGATAAGAGGCGCTATATTTTGGATTTAGCCAACACATACCCTCTGGATGTCAATTTTGCTAGACAAAACTTTGACAACATCGATGTAACGGACAACCGTTACCCACACAGGCAAACTTTGTTACGTCCGGAACTGGTAGAAAAATGGTGGAATAATAAAGTTGAGAAAGAAGGtgttgaatttgaaaaagcctatgaagaaaatatgttTAGTTATAACCCTGATGCTTATCAAGTCGAAGGTATTGAGGACACTAGTATTGATGAAATGTCGAACTACTTACAAGAAGAAGTCATCCCCAGCGTTATTCAAGATTACCTATCCGGAAATTTGAGCACTCCTTACAATGGTGAACATTTAGCCGATACTTTACATAAGAATGGTATCAACATGCGTTATCTAGGTAAAATTATCGAGCTTTCTCAAAAGGAATTAGACTCTCAAATTACCAACtacgaaaaaaatttgaaagcTGTTGAACAAGGTAACAAAGAATATGAGGATTGGGAAAAATCTTATctgcaaaaaattgagacTATGATTAAAGAGAGACAAGCCAAGATTAATAAGCTGGTACAAGAAGGCAAAGAAGTTCCTAAAGAACTAACcgaagatttgaaattgaacgatgaagaaatcaaaaaaccAACTGATGGAAAACCTGTCGTCGTTGCCTATGATGAGCTAGTGCcattgataaaaatttctgaattAGAAATTGTTTCGCGTTCTTTGAAACatgttttgaaagatttgagTAAAGATGTTCCAGTCTTTTTGGTTCCATCTTTGGTTGCATACGTCTTCAATATGTTGGTTGGTATCAACTACAATGCCAATCCAAAGCCAGAACCTGTGGACGAATTTTATCCAGTCAATAAGTGTTCATTTGTTAAATTGACACGTTCCGAATTATTGGAATCCATCTCTAAACAGGCCTTCTTACGTTTCCGTTATAAATTGCCTTCTGATTGGATCGAAGCCTATATGGAAAATCCTTTCACGCTCATTAGAAGTGTTTCTTACAAATTTGGTATTCAATTGCTCAATAAAGAATACTTTTTCACCAGAGAAGAATTGGAAATTTATAAGCAAagtttggaaaagaaaattaggAACAAGTTTGTCGAACCATCAACTACCTTCAGTTTAAGCGATTTGACTATTATTCCACGCGTTAAGTTCTCAGAATACACTTCTTCAGTTAGTGAGGAATTCTGGGCTCAAGGTGCTTCTATGATCAACGAAGACAAGCAGAGTGCTTTGACTTTGCTTGCTCAATCGATCACAGTCTTAGAAGATGTCAACAATATTTTACATCCTGCTGTTGCTGAAAAGTACTTGTCATTATCTGCTATTTACAATAAGTTGGCGTTATACCCTGAAGCCATTGCCTTCTGTCGTAAGGCATGCACTATTTATGAAAGAGTTAGCGGCATTGattcttttgaaatgaTGAGGGCTTTAACTAATTTAGCAATTTTAGAATTCTCTAACGAAAGTCCTTATAACGCTGCTGTCGTATATAATAGGCTCGCCGAGATCCTAAAGGTTTACGAGTTACCTAAAATCCACCATCCAGCCCCCACAAGTATTTTCAACCATTTGGAACAATTGGCCCTGGGTGTTCAAGACACTAAATTGGCTATAGAAGTCTTGGGACAACTAAGTTCCTATGTGGTAGAATTAGAAGGCAAGGATTCATTAGCATATGGTTATACCGAGTCACGTTTGGGTAATTTGTTTGCAGCATTGAAGGATTTCCATCGTGCATTAGAACACATCACTGTAACCCAAGGGATTTTTACCAAGCAATTAGGCATGAATCACACACATTCAGCCCAATCAAGACAGTGGGTTAATGGTTTGAGCACATTGATAATGGAtttaaaacaaaagaagcagCTTGCACAAGATCAAATGTCAGCAACGGGGTCAAATGCAGCCAGccataaaaaaagcaatCACCGTCAAAAGAAGGATGATGTTAAACCTGAATTAGCTGACAAGAGCGTAGATGAGTTGTTAACATTCATAGAAGGCGATTCTACCAACTCTaagagcaaaaaaaaaggcaataataagaagaaaCATGGTAAGAAATAGAGAGTTAACTTAACAATCTCGTTTATTTATGATTTTTCTCTATATCTATAACCAATACTTGTATATACTATGTGTAAGTACTAGATataaaacgaaaaaaaaaaatacttacagtttatttttttattttaacCATTCTacccttttcttcattctaTTCATAAATGCAAACGATTAGTTATATAGTTTGAAAGTTAAATAATCGACTTCGTCAAAGAgtaaataatttttcacaaATCATCATAAATGCGGGTAttaaaatattatcattaaGCACACTATTACCTTCTAGTACCCCACTGAGTGTACAAAGGCTAAGTAATCGTAAAATAGTTAGATGGTTAAAAATGGCGGCTTTATCCAAACGAAACAATATCAAACAAACGGCAAAACTTGTTACTATGAACGCAAGAGTTCCCTCTATAGTTTTTTGTGTACCTCTCCAACGAATACGACCATACCTTTTGCCTATAATAGATGCTAGTGAATCACCAATTCCCAATCCTATCAGGCCCATAGGAGAGTTATTCATTAATAACGGTGTGGATATTCCGAAGAGTAAATAAAGGTATGATATAATTAATGGCCCGCTGTGGTCTCTGGCATCAGCGAACCTTCTCAGTTGTAATTCAATAGCAGATCCTAATGGCGGtaaattttgaaatcttACATACTCAATTGATAAGAATACTGGTATTGTTCCAGACAACGCAATTTTCACGAAGTTTGAATCTATCTGGAACGATGGTATTATGAGTAAGAATATGATGAAATGCCACAATTTTCGAGAGGTGTTTAATGACAGACTGTCCTTTTCAATCAAAATACTTGGTATAGACAGTATAAGAATGGAAGACCAGGCGAACAGAATCTTTTGACGAGTAGTAGACTCTAAGATATATTTTACCAGCCAAAATAGCGGGTTTTCACCGCCTTCCAAATGAATGAAGGTATTGGTGAAAAGTGGGAGCCCCATTGCAAAAGATATCGACAGCACGAATGATTTAACGTGCATTACTTTTTTGAGCATATAGTTAATTGAAATTATTGTTATGAGAGCAAGTATAATGCccttcaaaattttaaaatgTACTGTGCCCGCTTCAGAAACGTACAAAATATTCGTTAACAGGATACTAAAAAGATTAGAATCAATATTATCtaaacttttcaattgcCCAATATACTTCAGAGTTAACgacaatgaaaaatttattacTATGctaataatattctttacTCTGTCACCAGCCccaaagttgaaaaatataaggCAGAACTGTAAAATGACCACTATCAACTGCGTTGGCCATCTATAGGAATTTAATACCGAAAGAATCAAAATAGTGTTTATCACTGTAGATGGTGTATCGAACAACAATGAGATCATAAACGGTAAATATAAACTGTAAATGGTATCGAACTTAGGTAAGCTCCTGTAGCCATGCTGCCAATATTTGATTAATACCACCCCAACCATTATCAAACCTACCACAAAGGCATTTACAAAGATTTGTTTATAAGATGTATCAGTGGTAACAGTGGACCATGGCTGAAGCCTTTCAATACTGTAGTAAAAAGTGCCCAACAGTATAACTGTCTGAATAAAATTCGAATAAAAGCAGTCAAAATCTCGAGAGTTTTCATCCACCCTAAATTTACGAGTCCTCATATTGATCTTACAGATCTCTTCAGGTGGCATTTGGCTTCCCTTAGTTTTCTGGGTTAGTTTAGCTGTGGTAAAGGAAGCATGAGGTATTATGGCGACCATATAGGCAACGAACAGAATAAACGACAGTTATCGCCTAGAAATAAGTCTGGTCTACTAGCTGAACTCTGCTACCTGGCAAGATACAAATTTTATCGTTGACAGAATACGTGCATTGGCAGCATTTCACCATCTTAACTAACAACGTGTACGATTCTTCTGAAGATTATGTCTCTGAAAACCCAAACACTGCCAACAGCCCTCAATAATATACTTGAGCATTACCCGTACATCCATACATtttaagattttttttttattgctgaaaatttttctttctggGATTGCTTGAGGTATAAATAAGAGAGCTGAAATAGTTATTTAGCGACGTAGTATAGTGTTCTTCCTTAGTCAGTTAAAATGATGGATTTTTAAAAGCTTCATCCTATAGAACCtatacaaaagaaatattcaaatgCGGTGGAACTATGAAAGGCTGAGAGAGAAATTGAATCCTTTtttaatgttttttttctgtgtttttttcttctttatcacAGTTAGTTTTTCAGATATGTCTTTTGTCATTATCACAGGCTAATTATTCCCCTGATGaccaaaataaatttttacaaaCTAGAGTTTCTGAATCTTTTGTGATTAGAAcatttattcttatttctGAGGTTTTTAATTAgcaataaagaagaaaagaaaaactgaaaagaaaagcttaGGTGGAAATACAGTggtatttcttcaatttctctGCTCTCCTTTTATTTCATAAGcccatttttattttctttttattccGTGTTTAGTTTAGAGGTGTTTGTTTATATGATGATtataacaaaaacaaaagctGGAATTACTGGCTGAACGAGTATATGTTGATACGTTTTTGCACTATCCTGACCTAACAAACATTTCTAAAATAAATAGAATCAGTACGTTTCCATGGATTGGAAGAATACATTCAAGCTCAAAAAACAGTAGTTTTTTAGTGCTATTCTTCCGTAGATTGATGCTTTCGATCTACTTGATACAATGGAGATGAGGATCCACAGCACTGGGCACTGAGGGGGACAATTGTCCTTTAAATGAGTGACAATGCTTTTAGCGGGCCTAGAAAACCCGCGCAACTGATCCATTGtaagtttttttgaagactAACGGGATTTTCTTTGGAGGAAgaatggatttttttctcattttcgTACAATTATGTGAATTGTTTTTATGATGAGATATTTATAGATGACGAGTCTGATCATTCGTGAAGACACAACTATTAAAATTACCATTCATGCCTTTCTGAAACTAtttacatttcttttcgatTTGTTAAGAATTGGAAATGGAGAAAAATCGACAGATAACCTAGTTCATCAGTTGATGTGTCTGTGTTCCGTGcttttaaagaaaattccTACGCTACAAATACAATACTGCAGAAGATGAAACAAATTACTCAAATAGACAAGCATATGTCTGATCTTCATGATTGAAAAGAGCAATTAGTGTCTGATGCAATTATAGATTAAAAGTTTTATCTGAGAGAGATGAGAGGTCGCACAAAATGTTACAGCGTTTTAACTTTCTCcgatttcaaaattgtttATGATGATTTCCACATTTCACGACGGTCAACTGTGTTTTTCGAATGTTTATCGATTAACTTTGATGATATTTCGCCTGTGACAGGGCGTGGTACTGAgctttaattttttagcAAATTTAGAAATCGGGTCAGGCGAAGCATTGTAATCTCTTGACTATTTTTGGACGACTCTAATCTCTTCAATATATTTGAGTTCAAATATATTAACTTAATCGAATTTTGCCTTaagttaattttttaatattaaCAAATTTGTGATGTGATGACAACTTCTTGAGctatatattttcttgagaacttcaatgaagaaaacgtcTCATCAAATGATTTGCACGTCAGTCTGATCACAAGCCAactaaaattttctaagtgtttttcccatttcatcatcttctttcatCTAGTGGTTGATGAAAGCAACACCCAGACATTACATGGCCCATAtggcaaaatttttcattctcatCTACCTCATCACTGGGCGTTTTCAGTGTATGAATAGTTGCTGTAAGCATTTGACTAATATATCTGTATAGAGAGGCCAAGTGTACTGATAGCTCAAAGAAATAATGCCTTCCGAATCATCTGTCTCCATCTATAAACTTGATCAATTGGAGTATCAGTACCATTACTTGACAAAATCATTAGAGAAGTTCGAACCAAGATATCCAAAAACTGCCAAACTATACAATTGTATAggtaaaaagaacaaaaagaaaattgaaaaactattAAGCTCTTTAGAGTTGAGAACTTTAAGCAAAGAATTGGATGAAAGTTACTCGAAATTACTTAATAATAAGATTCACTATTACGAGACacatttatcaaaatgtataaaagaacaaattcaaaaaatatccaaaaaaaatttcagtaAAGTGAAAGATGctcaaaaaatcaaaacacCCTCTATAGATGTTGAAAAGATGCTTGATATGCAGCTGTCATTAGATGATTTAGCACAATTCATGACAAGATTTAGGCTgatcaaaattttgcatCAGAGgattaaacaaaaaaacaaaaaggtCGTAGATAATACGAATACTAAGACTTGGTTAAACAACAATGATTACAGTGATTATATCAACAATAAAACAAGTAAATGGAACCCAAGCAATATTTGGAATGAAGTCATTACGAAGCTCCCAAATTGTGAAAAGTTAAACGCCTTAACTGGTCAAAGTAAAATCGTTCAAAATCTAGTCGAATCGTTCGATTTGAGCATTTGTCTCATATTTGGATTTGATGTAAGCGCTATGAAAGCAAAGAAGTATGGAGCAAGGGAGAAGATAGCTAAAGTTACTTCAACGCACGCCAACACTGACCGTGGCACCGATGGCCgtgatgaaaataatagCATCAATAGGAACTCTGGTGCGACCAGCGGACAAAGTCAGAGCAATAAAGAAACCACGTCCGACAATGAGGATATATTGATAGAAGAATACGAGGGAATGCTAGGCAGTTCAGGAGACGAAGGAGAAGGTGGCGGATACCTAAATCCCAATATTAACTACAATGAAGTAACAGATGAGGAACCTAGCGAGGGATCATCCGATGAAAATGACAGCGACGAAGACTTCAGTGGCTCTGAAGAGAACGAGCCgaggagaaaaaaagcaaaattgCATAATTTGCCTGAACTAATGGCTGGCTATTACAGTGGAGATGACAGTGAAGAAGATACCGATGAAAACAATCAAAGTGTTAggggaaagaagaaaaagaacgatGCAGTGGAAGACCGTACGGCTAGAGAGCAAATATCAAATGAGCCGAAGAGGAAAAACAGGCGTGGGCAaagagcaagaagaaagatttgggagaaaaaatatggttCGCAAGCCAAGCACGTTCAAAGGGAATTGGAGAAGGAAATGGAAGATAGAAAGCAGAGACAAATCGAGTACGAAGCAAGAGTAGCTAAGCGTGAAGCTAAGGCAGCATCATTGGAGGCCTCTAGGAATAGAGAACGTGAATACAGACGTACTGAAGTGATCcataagaaagaaaaagaaacaactGCCACTGGGGAAGAACATCCTTCCTGGATTGCAAAGAGATTAGCTGAAGAAAAGTTacaaaaagcaaaatttgAAGGTAAGAAGATTAAATTTGATTAAATCTAAATGTCTTTATCTCCTAACTTCATGTATAATAACAACTAACAGttcatatatatgtacGCATATACCTCATGTCGTATCGTTTAGCATTTAAGTTATTGAACTTTTGTATCATTACCGTTGCTAGGCTCGCTCTCACAGAAACTTAGGcgcgaaaaaaaaattcgcGGGAACAAATATGGCAAGCTAAGTGATTGTGCGTAAGGTCGCATTCTGAGGTGTGTTTTATatactaataataatataaaataataagtttattatcattttaaTGATTTTATTATAACCGATTAGCTGTGGAACATAGAAGAAAACTAAATGAAATTGTTTATAAAACCTGAATATGATAGAAGAAAtctaaataataaatatgaTTGCTATATAATAGTTATATTTgaaatgaagataaagggaggaaaataaaagtattCAAACGTCAACCCTTAAATGAAGTAAATATGATTTATTGTCTGGAAAAACATTTTGTTTTCCCCCATTATTCGAAGACTTCTCCAGTAATTGGATCtctctttttgaaagtCAATAACAAGTcatcttttggaaaaattgtaGCGAAAACCTTGATCTTTTCACTTAATGGAGTGACCTTATGATGGAAATCAGTATATAGAGCAAATTTACCCAACAAAGCAGCGAAGGTGATCATGACATATGTTTGACCTAAGCAAACGTGTGGGCCGCAACCAAAAACTAAccaattcttctttgcttcACTAGCCTTAGAGCCTTCTACCCATCTTTCAGGAATGAACTCATCAGGGTTTTCGTAAACTTCAGGGTCGTGTAAAGCTGGGTATAAGGTTGGAATCAACATAGCGCCCTTTGGTGCGGTATAGTTAGGAGAAACtgggaaatttttcttaacGACATATGGAACCATCAAGACAGGAGGTCTGTAACGTAAAGTTTCCTTGATGACCATATTAGtgtatttcattttttcaatcaaaTCCAGGTTCAATTCAGTAGACATATCGTTGTTACGAACAGCCAATTGTTCTTCTCTGATCTTGGCTAGGACATCTGGACGATCAGCAACGATTTGGAATAACCAACaagccaaagaagaagaggcaTCTTGAGAAGCAAATaagaaagtgaaaacaGCTTCGGAAATTTCCTTGTTAGTGAACTCTCTGTGGTAGATTCTAGAATCATCGTCGTTACTATTCTTTGCATCATGCATCAATTTACACCAAGCATCCATAACGCAAACCGGTTTACCACCTGCAGCAATATGGTCCTTAGCCATTTGAGCACAGTTTTCGAAAATCTTCATGGCCATGTCAGCGGTTTTCTTACCGTACCATGTTTTGGTGTAAGGAATAATAATTGGGAAGTTAACTAATTCCAATGCTGCTGTAACCAAATAGTAATCATCGGCAATCTTTCTGACCTGATCTTCGGTGATGTAGTTACCACAGAAAGAGTTTAATGATAAGGCGCAAAGAATTTCTCTCATTTCATGGAAAAAGACCTGAGGCTCGTAATTGTTTTCCTTAGATAGACGAACAAATTTATCCATGTATTTATCCATAATTTGTTCCAATGAAGGTAAGTACTGAGCCAAAGCTTGCTTAGTGAAAAGACCATTTAATGATTTTCTATAATCAGTGTGAGCTTTACCGTCCAAAAAAACCCAATTGCAAGGTCTCAAGATCTTCACAGCAACATCTACAACACAAGGTTTGACAAACTTGGAAGATTGCAAGATCTTCCTTGCCAAATCTCTGGTAGATGCGATAACAACAAATTTATGGAAAATCGAAACACATGAAAGTGGACCGGATGCCCACTTAGCcttatattcttcaaacTTTGGATCTAAAGACTCCAAAAAAGGACCGATGATGGGCCAGAACTTGAACTTTGGGCCTGCGATGGAGccttttttgatttgataTGCTACCTGGTCCCAAACCAAAAGAATACAAATTA
This region includes:
- the CLU1 gene encoding translation initiation factor 3 subunit CLU1 (Subunit of the eukaryotic translation initiation factor 3 (eIF3)~similar to YMR012W), producing the protein MSETKEEVKNATVKVTVKLPKEENHSHNTKHVKKPQAAKNNDISFEIGRESKIQTVLDVLAMIPSSKYLTNVGLKAIEGDSQLTDEVSIKEIAGEKSELKLQLILKPYSAREALKHVITVRDFIGFAQETSDGLSEFAISTGSNFSSLPLGPIKERSKQEEKDEKSDPEEKKNTFKNVSDEEKLKFNEMVHEVFSSFKNSSISKLLTSESNIITPCVRSLSFAPYNPVPPFYRSKGHLFYLQVVTLEGENFYITAIPSGFYVNKSNSTKFDPSPKENADENAHACLIYYSLFDLIASHSKKFISHIQALEKKVSALDSTSYVRPSNTFLHKPWFVSSLPANNPDYLRLQTAALDTTPERNFNDEFQAIKDLTTSTLHDRIEMERLFSKVVHEFSVTAASGAMSIFYSDFIAMNPESPTCDQIFLKDNIFYSYVSDVSGNYEGKGGDEAAIAASNQDLKTINILNRLHMHEIRYLLTTVVEFAGRRILAQTPVPGLLATMGNKIVKDANTGEEITEDFVNDINVKYGLDEGLGKIVYDADFEAVLEKKFVKAFHLKKHTVNGTELAFSSQSKGIVGFDKRRYILDLANTYPLDVNFARQNFDNIDVTDNRYPHRQTLLRPELVEKWWNNKVEKEGVEFEKAYEENMFSYNPDAYQVEGIEDTSIDEMSNYLQEEVIPSVIQDYLSGNLSTPYNGEHLADTLHKNGINMRYLGKIIELSQKELDSQITNYEKNLKAVEQGNKEYEDWEKSYLQKIETMIKERQAKINKLVQEGKEVPKELTEDLKLNDEEIKKPTDGKPVVVAYDELVPLIKISELEIVSRSLKHVLKDLSKDVPVFLVPSLVAYVFNMLVGINYNANPKPEPVDEFYPVNKCSFVKLTRSELLESISKQAFLRFRYKLPSDWIEAYMENPFTLIRSVSYKFGIQLLNKEYFFTREELEIYKQSLEKKIRNKFVEPSTTFSLSDLTIIPRVKFSEYTSSVSEEFWAQGASMINEDKQSALTLLAQSITVLEDVNNILHPAVAEKYLSLSAIYNKLALYPEAIAFCRKACTIYERVSGIDSFEMMRALTNLAILEFSNESPYNAAVVYNRLAEILKVYELPKIHHPAPTSIFNHLEQLALGVQDTKLAIEVLGQLSSYVVELEGKDSLAYGYTESRLGNLFAALKDFHRALEHITVTQGIFTKQLGMNHTHSAQSRQWVNGLSTLIMDLKQKKQLAQDQMSATGSNAASHKKSNHRQKKDDVKPELADKSVDELLTFIEGDSTNSKSKKKGNNKKKHGKK
- the SEC59 gene encoding dolichol kinase (Dolichol kinase~similar to YMR013C); this translates as MVAIIPHASFTTAKLTQKTKGSQMPPEEICKINMRTRKFRVDENSRDFDCFYSNFIQTVILLGTFYYSIERLQPWSTVTTDTSYKQIFVNAFVVGLIMVGVVLIKYWQHGYRSLPKFDTIYSLYLPFMISLLFDTPSTVINTILILSVLNSYRWPTQLIVVILQFCLIFFNFGAGDRVKNIISIVINFSLSLTLKYIGQLKSLDNIDSNLFSILLTNILYVSEAGTVHFKILKGIILALITIISINYMLKKVMHVKSFVLSISFAMGLPLFTNTFIHLEGGENPLFWLVKYILESTTRQKILFAWSSILILSIPSILIEKDSLSLNTSRKLWHFIIFLLIIPSFQIDSNFVKIALSGTIPVFLSIEYVRFQNLPPLGSAIELQLRRFADARDHSGPLIISYLYLLFGISTPLLMNNSPMGLIGLGIGDSLASIIGKRYGRIRWRGTQKTIEGTLAFIVTSFAVCLILFRLDKAAIFNHLTILRLLSLCTLSGVLEGNSVLNDNILIPAFMMICEKLFTL
- the BUD22 gene encoding Bud22p (Protein required for rRNA maturation and ribosomal subunit biogenesis~similar to YMR014W), coding for MPSESSVSIYKLDQLEYQYHYLTKSLEKFEPRYPKTAKLYNCIGKKNKKKIEKLLSSLELRTLSKELDESYSKLLNNKIHYYETHLSKCIKEQIQKISKKNFSKVKDAQKIKTPSIDVEKMLDMQLSLDDLAQFMTRFRLIKILHQRIKQKNKKVVDNTNTKTWLNNNDYSDYINNKTSKWNPSNIWNEVITKLPNCEKLNALTGQSKIVQNLVESFDLSICLIFGFDVSAMKAKKYGAREKIAKVTSTHANTDRGTDGRDENNSINRNSGATSGQSQSNKETTSDNEDILIEEYEGMLGSSGDEGEGGGYLNPNINYNEVTDEEPSEGSSDENDSDEDFSGSEENEPRRKKAKLHNLPELMAGYYSGDDSEEDTDENNQSVRGKKKKNDAVEDRTAREQISNEPKRKNRRGQRARRKIWEKKYGSQAKHVQRELEKEMEDRKQRQIEYEARVAKREAKAASLEASRNREREYRRTEVIHKKEKETTATGEEHPSWIAKRLAEEKLQKAKFEGKKIKFD
- the ERG5 gene encoding C-22 sterol desaturase (C-22 sterol desaturase~similar to YMR015C) — encoded protein: MSSVAENIIQQATHNSTLHQLAKDHSPVGATTAFRILNILKSMSYLKIFATLICILLVWDQVAYQIKKGSIAGPKFKFWPIIGPFLESLDPKFEEYKAKWASGPLSCVSIFHKFVVIASTRDLARKILQSSKFVKPCVVDVAVKILRPCNWVFLDGKAHTDYRKSLNGLFTKQALAQYLPSLEQIMDKYMDKFVRLSKENNYEPQVFFHEMREILCALSLNSFCGNYITEDQVRKIADDYYLVTAALELVNFPIIIPYTKTWYGKKTADMAMKIFENCAQMAKDHIAAGGKPVCVMDAWCKLMHDAKNSNDDDSRIYHREFTNKEISEAVFTFLFASQDASSSLACWLFQIVADRPDVLAKIREEQLAVRNNDMSTELNLDLIEKMKYTNMVIKETLRYRPPVLMVPYVVKKNFPVSPNYTAPKGAMLIPTLYPALHDPEVYENPDEFIPERWVEGSKASEAKKNWLVFGCGPHVCLGQTYVMITFAALLGKFALYTDFHHKVTPLSEKIKVFATIFPKDDLLLTFKKRDPITGEVFE